A region of Ornithodoros turicata isolate Travis chromosome 5, ASM3712646v1, whole genome shotgun sequence DNA encodes the following proteins:
- the LOC135395045 gene encoding nocturnin-like isoform X2 — protein MTTWLVSCCRGIRRAIKMGASATKIQNEDRADGDVDLGVGTWSRNALLERCRREVGSLLAPQLRRSFMGTPTRGPDSIRVLQWNLLSQALAEKADRFVCCPDAALNWYCRRWRILEDIVLYEPDIMCLQEVDHYNFLRSTLGRIGFAGVFFPKPDSPCCYVKDNNGPDGCAFFYDQDKFELISCEKRVLQVFTCPSNQVTLLCILRRKSDGAQLCVVTTHLKARQGMLLTSLRHEQGKDLMKFVRTHRGGRPTIITGDLNAEPWEPVYKTLLGQKDLGLESSYAVDEQEPPYTTWKIREEGEVKHTIDYIFFSRRDFTLEARLQLPSEGDIGPGRVPSLAYPSDHFSLVVDLRLPLQQNFPS, from the exons ATGACAACTTGGCTGGTGTCCTGTTGTCGGGGTATTCGAAGAGCTATCAA GATGGGAGCATCGGCCACCAAGATTCAGAACGAAGACCGCGCGGACGGTGACGTGGACCTGGGTGTCGGTACCTGGAGCAGGAATGCGTTGCTGGAGAGATGTCGTCGTGAAGTCGGATCCCTTCTGGCACCTCAGCTTCGTCGTTCTTTCATGGGGACGCCAACGCGTGGGCCGGATTCTATACGGGTCCTGCAGTGGAATCTTCTCTCGCAAG CCCTGGCCGAGAAAGCCGACCGGTTTGTGTGCTGCCCCGATGCCGCCCTCAACTGGTACTGCCGTCGCTGGCGCATCCTAGAAGACATCGTCTTGTACGAGCCGGACATCATGTGCCTCCAAGAGGTGGACCACTACAACTTCCTCCGGTCCACTCTGGGTCGTATCGGCTTCGCCGGCGTCTTCTTTCCCAAGCCAGACTCCCCGTGCTGCTACGTGAAGGACAACAACGGGCCCGATGGCTGCGCCTTCTTCTACGACCAAGACAAGTTCGAACTGATCAGCTGCGAGAAACGCGTCTTGCAGGTCTTCACCTGCCCCTCAAATCAGGTGACATTACTGTGCATTCTCCGCCGAAAGTCGGACGGCGCCCAGCTGTGCGTTGTCACCACGCACCTCAAAGCACGCCAGGGAATGTTGCTGACGAGCCTACGACACGAGCAAGGAAAAGATCTGATGAAATTCGTTCGAACGCATCGCGGGGGACGCCCCACGATCATAACGGGCGACCTGAACGCGGAGCCCTGGGAACCGGTTTACAAGACTCTCCTCGGCCAGAAGGATCTCGGCCTAGAGAGCAGTTACGCCGTGGACGAGCAAGAACCGCCTTATACCACCTGGAAGATCCGCGAGGAAGGTGAAGTGAAGCACACGATCGACTATATCTTCTTCAGCCGTCGAGATTTCACGTTAGAAGCCCGTCTTCAGTTGCCATCCGAAGGGGACATCGGACCGGGACGTGTCCCTTCGCTGGCATACCCCTCCGACCATTTCTCCTTAGTGGTCGATCTTCGGTTACCTCTTCAACAAAATTTCCCATCGTAA
- the LOC135395045 gene encoding nocturnin-like isoform X1 has translation MREGRDRSSQSSHIPMSSTRRVVSHRRLAHSAMQLLLRSGGKPTELVWDSVRNKPLLMGASATKIQNEDRADGDVDLGVGTWSRNALLERCRREVGSLLAPQLRRSFMGTPTRGPDSIRVLQWNLLSQALAEKADRFVCCPDAALNWYCRRWRILEDIVLYEPDIMCLQEVDHYNFLRSTLGRIGFAGVFFPKPDSPCCYVKDNNGPDGCAFFYDQDKFELISCEKRVLQVFTCPSNQVTLLCILRRKSDGAQLCVVTTHLKARQGMLLTSLRHEQGKDLMKFVRTHRGGRPTIITGDLNAEPWEPVYKTLLGQKDLGLESSYAVDEQEPPYTTWKIREEGEVKHTIDYIFFSRRDFTLEARLQLPSEGDIGPGRVPSLAYPSDHFSLVVDLRLPLQQNFPS, from the exons ATGAGGGAAGGCCGCGACCGGTCGTCACAGTCGTCACACATCCCCATGAGCAGCACAAGACGCGTCGTAAGCCATCGGCGCCTGGCGCATTCGGCTATGCAGCTTCTGCTTCGCAGCGGAGGCAAGCCCACCGAGCTCGTCTGGGACAGTGTGAGGAACAAACCGTTGTT GATGGGAGCATCGGCCACCAAGATTCAGAACGAAGACCGCGCGGACGGTGACGTGGACCTGGGTGTCGGTACCTGGAGCAGGAATGCGTTGCTGGAGAGATGTCGTCGTGAAGTCGGATCCCTTCTGGCACCTCAGCTTCGTCGTTCTTTCATGGGGACGCCAACGCGTGGGCCGGATTCTATACGGGTCCTGCAGTGGAATCTTCTCTCGCAAG CCCTGGCCGAGAAAGCCGACCGGTTTGTGTGCTGCCCCGATGCCGCCCTCAACTGGTACTGCCGTCGCTGGCGCATCCTAGAAGACATCGTCTTGTACGAGCCGGACATCATGTGCCTCCAAGAGGTGGACCACTACAACTTCCTCCGGTCCACTCTGGGTCGTATCGGCTTCGCCGGCGTCTTCTTTCCCAAGCCAGACTCCCCGTGCTGCTACGTGAAGGACAACAACGGGCCCGATGGCTGCGCCTTCTTCTACGACCAAGACAAGTTCGAACTGATCAGCTGCGAGAAACGCGTCTTGCAGGTCTTCACCTGCCCCTCAAATCAGGTGACATTACTGTGCATTCTCCGCCGAAAGTCGGACGGCGCCCAGCTGTGCGTTGTCACCACGCACCTCAAAGCACGCCAGGGAATGTTGCTGACGAGCCTACGACACGAGCAAGGAAAAGATCTGATGAAATTCGTTCGAACGCATCGCGGGGGACGCCCCACGATCATAACGGGCGACCTGAACGCGGAGCCCTGGGAACCGGTTTACAAGACTCTCCTCGGCCAGAAGGATCTCGGCCTAGAGAGCAGTTACGCCGTGGACGAGCAAGAACCGCCTTATACCACCTGGAAGATCCGCGAGGAAGGTGAAGTGAAGCACACGATCGACTATATCTTCTTCAGCCGTCGAGATTTCACGTTAGAAGCCCGTCTTCAGTTGCCATCCGAAGGGGACATCGGACCGGGACGTGTCCCTTCGCTGGCATACCCCTCCGACCATTTCTCCTTAGTGGTCGATCTTCGGTTACCTCTTCAACAAAATTTCCCATCGTAA
- the LOC135395045 gene encoding nocturnin-like isoform X3, with the protein MGASATKIQNEDRADGDVDLGVGTWSRNALLERCRREVGSLLAPQLRRSFMGTPTRGPDSIRVLQWNLLSQALAEKADRFVCCPDAALNWYCRRWRILEDIVLYEPDIMCLQEVDHYNFLRSTLGRIGFAGVFFPKPDSPCCYVKDNNGPDGCAFFYDQDKFELISCEKRVLQVFTCPSNQVTLLCILRRKSDGAQLCVVTTHLKARQGMLLTSLRHEQGKDLMKFVRTHRGGRPTIITGDLNAEPWEPVYKTLLGQKDLGLESSYAVDEQEPPYTTWKIREEGEVKHTIDYIFFSRRDFTLEARLQLPSEGDIGPGRVPSLAYPSDHFSLVVDLRLPLQQNFPS; encoded by the exons ATGGGAGCATCGGCCACCAAGATTCAGAACGAAGACCGCGCGGACGGTGACGTGGACCTGGGTGTCGGTACCTGGAGCAGGAATGCGTTGCTGGAGAGATGTCGTCGTGAAGTCGGATCCCTTCTGGCACCTCAGCTTCGTCGTTCTTTCATGGGGACGCCAACGCGTGGGCCGGATTCTATACGGGTCCTGCAGTGGAATCTTCTCTCGCAAG CCCTGGCCGAGAAAGCCGACCGGTTTGTGTGCTGCCCCGATGCCGCCCTCAACTGGTACTGCCGTCGCTGGCGCATCCTAGAAGACATCGTCTTGTACGAGCCGGACATCATGTGCCTCCAAGAGGTGGACCACTACAACTTCCTCCGGTCCACTCTGGGTCGTATCGGCTTCGCCGGCGTCTTCTTTCCCAAGCCAGACTCCCCGTGCTGCTACGTGAAGGACAACAACGGGCCCGATGGCTGCGCCTTCTTCTACGACCAAGACAAGTTCGAACTGATCAGCTGCGAGAAACGCGTCTTGCAGGTCTTCACCTGCCCCTCAAATCAGGTGACATTACTGTGCATTCTCCGCCGAAAGTCGGACGGCGCCCAGCTGTGCGTTGTCACCACGCACCTCAAAGCACGCCAGGGAATGTTGCTGACGAGCCTACGACACGAGCAAGGAAAAGATCTGATGAAATTCGTTCGAACGCATCGCGGGGGACGCCCCACGATCATAACGGGCGACCTGAACGCGGAGCCCTGGGAACCGGTTTACAAGACTCTCCTCGGCCAGAAGGATCTCGGCCTAGAGAGCAGTTACGCCGTGGACGAGCAAGAACCGCCTTATACCACCTGGAAGATCCGCGAGGAAGGTGAAGTGAAGCACACGATCGACTATATCTTCTTCAGCCGTCGAGATTTCACGTTAGAAGCCCGTCTTCAGTTGCCATCCGAAGGGGACATCGGACCGGGACGTGTCCCTTCGCTGGCATACCCCTCCGACCATTTCTCCTTAGTGGTCGATCTTCGGTTACCTCTTCAACAAAATTTCCCATCGTAA